The Salvelinus namaycush isolate Seneca chromosome 38, SaNama_1.0, whole genome shotgun sequence genome includes a window with the following:
- the LOC120032337 gene encoding spexin prohormone 1-like has translation MFQGVRTITAYALALLLLATLVSHSWSAPKGSFQRRNWSPQAMLYLKGTQGRRFISEDRKEGDVYDTLHLETRSQNTEKLRVNQAATVLLNFLQQAKEDREENLEQLYFQDLPAWKREYF, from the exons ATGTTTCAGGGTGTGAGGACTATTACAGCTTATGCACTTGCTCTTTTACTTCTGGCAACGCTCGTCTCCCATTCGTGGAGTGCACCGAAGGGCAGTTTCCAGAGGAGAAATTGGTCGCCTCAGGCAATGCTGTACCTCAAGGGCACCC AGGGACGGCGGTTTATCAGCGAGGACCGAAAAGAAGGAGACGTATATGACACATTACATTTAG AGACTCGCAGTCAAAACACAGAGAAACTCCGTGTGAACCAGGCAGCCACAGTCCTGCTCAACTTCCTGCAGCAAGCCAAGGAGGACA GAGAAGAAAATCTTGAACAACTGTACTTTCAAGACTTGCCGGCATGGAAAAGAGAGTACTTCTGA
- the gys2 gene encoding glycogen [starch] synthase, liver yields MPLTRSLSMTSLSGLPLWDEEDLPVDDLLLFEVAWEVTNKVGGIYTVIQTKAKITVDEWGENLFMMGPYYEHNFNTQVEQCEPPNPAIKKAMSALIDNGCLVYFGRWLIEGSPYVILFDTGSAAWNLDRWKGDLWDTCGIGLPAHDKEANDSLIFGSMVAWFFKELTGELGDSPNVIAHFHEWQVGAGLILCRSRKIPLATIFTTHATLLGRYICAGNVDFYNNLGKFNIDQEAGERQIYHRYCLERAAVHCAHVFTTVSQITAVEANHMLHRKPDVVTPNGLNIKKFSAMHEFQNLHSTNKGRIQEFIRGHFYGHLDFNLEKTLFFFIAGRYEFSNKGVDIFLESLSRLNYLLRVHKNDVTVVVFFIMPAKTNNFNVETLKGQAVRKQLWDTAHTVKDKFGKRLYEALLKGDIPDMNTILDRDDFTIMKRAIYATQRHTLPPVTTHNMLDDTSDPILANVRRIGLFNARTDRVKIVFHPEFLSSTSPLLPMDYEEFVRGCHLGVFPSYYEPWGYTPGECTVMGIPSVTTNLSGFGCFMEEHVSDPTAYGIYIVDRRFRSADDSCNQLTQFMFGFCQQSRRQRIIQRNRTERLSDLLDWRYLGRFYMHARSLALSRAFPDKFKMEPLAPPQTEGFRYPRPGSVPPSPSASVHSTPHHSDEEDDDEEPYDEDKEAERDRQNIKAPFTLGAMPEGKKTHPGESAN; encoded by the exons ATGCCCCTGACCCGTTCCTTATCGATGACGTCACTGAGCGGTCTGCCTCTGTGGGATGAGGAAGATCTACCTGTAGACGACCTGCTGCTGTTTGAGGTAGCCTGGGAGGTCACTAATAAAG TGGGTGGGATCTACACAGTTATCCAGACCAAGGCCAAGATAACAGTGGATGAATGGGGGGAGAACTTATTCATGATGGGGCCGTACTACGAACACAACTTTAACACCCAGGTGGAGCAGTGTGAGCCCCCCAACCCAGCCATCAAGAAAGCAATGAGCGCCCTCATTGACAACGGCTGCCTG gTGTACTTTGGGCGCTGGCTGATCGAGGGCAGTCCCTATGTGATCCTATTTGACACGGGGTCAGCAGCCTGGAACCTGGACCGATGGAAGGGGGATCTGTGGGACACCTGTGGTATCGGCCTGCCCGCCCATGACAAAGAGGCCAACGACTCACTCATCTTCGGATCCATGGTTGCCTGGTTCTTTAAAGAG TTAACCGGCGAGCTTGGAGACTCGCCCAATGTTATCGCCCATTTCCATGAGTGGCAGGTAGGGGCAGGACTTATTCTCTGTCGCTCACGGAAGATTCCCTTGGCAACCATTTTCACAACCCATGCCACTCTGTTGGGAAGATACATCTGTGCCGGAAATGTTGACTTCTACAACAACCTTGGCAAG TTCAACATAGaccaggaggctggtgagaggcAGATCTACCATCGCTACTGTCTGGAGAGAGCTGCTGTCCACTGTGCCCATGTCTTTACAACTGTATCCCAGATCACTGCTGTAGAGGCTAACCACATGCTGCACAGGAAACCAG ATGTGGTGACTCCAAACGGATTGAACATCAAGAAGTTCTCAGCCATGCACGAGTTCCAGAACCTTCATTCCACTAATAAGGGCCGGATTCAGGAATTCATCAGGGGACACTTCTATGG TCATCTGGACTTCAATCTGGAGAAAACTCTCTTCTTCTTTATTGCTGGACGATATGAGTTCTCCAACAAGGGAGTTGACATCTTCCTGGAGTCACTGTCCAGACTCAACTATCTGCTAAGG gTGCATAAGAATGACGTCACAGTGGTGGTGTTCTTCATCATGCCAGCCAAGACCAACAACTTTAACGTGGAGACGCTGAAGGGTCAGGCAGTACGCAAACAGCTCTG GGACACTGCTCACACTGTGAAAGATAAGTTTGGCAAGAGGCTTTATGAGGCATTGTTAAA AGGAGACATCCCTGATATGAACACCATCCTGGACAGAGACGACTTCACCATCATGAAGAGAGCCATCTATGCCACACAG aGACACACCCTTCCTCCAGTGACCACTCACAACATGCTGGATGACACCTCCGACCCCATCCTGGCCAACGTGAGACGCATCGGCCTCTTCAACGCTCGCACTGACCGAGTCAAG ATAGTGTTCCACCCAGAGTTCCTGTCGTCCACCAGTCCCCTGCTTCCTATGGACTATGAGGAGTTTGTACGAGGCTGTCACCTGGGGGTCTTCCCTTCTTACTACGAGCCCTGGGGATACACACCAG GTGAGTGTACTGTGATGGGGATACCCAGTGTGACCACCAACCTGTCTGGCTTCGGCTGCTTCATGGAGGAACATGTGTCAGACCCCACGGCATACG GGATCTACATAGTGGACCGGCGGTTCCGCTCGGCAGATGACTCGTGTAACCAGCTGACCCAGTTCATGTTCGGGTTCTGCCAGCAGTCCAGACGACAGCGCATCATCCAGAGGAACCGCACAGAGAGACTGTCGGACCTGCTGGACTGGAGGTACCTGGGACGG TTCTACATGCACGCCCGGAGCCTGGCTCTCAGCAGGGCTTTCCCTGACAAGTTCAAGATGGAGCCGCTGGCCCCGCCACAG acagagggATTCCGTTACCCCCGCCCCGGCTCTGTGCCCCCCTCCCCCTCGGCGTCGGTGCACTCCACCCCCCACCAcagtgatgaggaggatgatgacgaAGAGCCGTATGATGAAGATAAGGAGGCGGAGAGGGACAGGCAGAACATCAAAGCCCCATTCACTCTGGGTGCCATGCCCGAGGGCAAGAAGACACACCCAGGAGAGTCTGCCAACTGA